One Chloroflexota bacterium genomic window, GGCAGTGAGGAACTCAAAAAAGAATGGTTGCCCAAGATTGCCAAGGCTGGGACGGACTGGTGCCAGGGGTGGAGTGAGCCGAACGCTGGTTCAGATCTGGCATCATTGACAACCCGGGCTGTCGAGGACGGCGACGATTATGTCATAAACGGACAGAAGATCTGGACCACCGGTGCTCACCGCGCCACTCACATCTTTCTGCTAGCCAGAACGGACCCTGAGGCCAAGAAACACCGGGGCATCACTATGTTCTTGAGTGAAATGAACCGCCCTGGAATAGAGGTACGGCCGCTCTACTTCATGAACCGGGCTCATGTGTATAACGAGGTCCTCTTTGACAACCTGCGAGTACCCAAGAAGAACATCGTTGGACAGGTGAACCAGGGTTGGTACGCTACTATGGCTGGGGCAAACTTCGAGAGGTCGGGGGTGGGAGCCATAGGTGTGGCTCAGCGTGACTTTGACGATCTGCTCCAGTATTGCAAGGAAACCATACACGACGGGCAGGTTCTATCTCAGTATCCCATGGCTCGTTACAGGCTGGCCGATCTGGCTATTGAGCTTCAAGCGGGGCGACAGTGGGGTTACTACGTCGCCTGGTTGCAGAGCCAGAATCCCATGACTGCCGTGGAGGCTTCTGCCGCTAAGATATTCGACATGGAACTCTTACTGCGGTTAGCCAACACTGCGGTGGACATAATGGGTCTATATGGGACACTGAAACAGGGGTCGAAGTGGGCGCCACTCTACGGAAAGTTCGAGGCCACATGCCAGATGAATCTTGGCTACACGATATCCGGTGGCGCTACGGAGATTCAGAAGAACCTCATTGCCTGGATGGGACTGGGGTTACCAAGGAGTTGATCAGCCTCAAGAGCGCGGGCATTGAAACGATGGGGTGAAATGTGACAGCCCTGGGAAAGGGGAGCGTTCTTCACTTGTCCCGCTGAGAGTAAATAGGAGGTGGACAGGATGATCCTGGACAGGTTTTCTCTGAAGGACAAAGTGGCCATAGTCACTGGGGCCGGCAGGGGTATAGGTCAGGGCATCGCAGTGGCCTTCGGTGAGGCTGGCGCTGACGTAGTATGCACCTCTAGGACGGTGGATGAAATAGAGGACACGGCCGCGCAGGTGCGTAAGACCGGACGCAAAGCCCTGGCCGTGGCCTGTGACCTTCGAGATAGCGATCAAGTGGAAAACATGGTAAGGCAGGCAATGCAGGAGTTTGGCCACATCGATATTCTGGTCAACAATGCCGGCGGTGGCCTGTTTAGGACTGTCATGGGAGCCAGTCAGCGCTCCTTTGAATCCGACCTGCGAACCAACCTCATCAGCGTGTTTCTCTGCATTAAGGCAGTGGCCCCCATTATGCAGAAACAAAAGTCGGGCTCAATTGTCAATATCTCCAGCCGCGAGTCTCAGGTGCCAGCTTTGGGGATGGGGGCGTACGGCGCTGCCAAAGCCGGAGTGAACAGTCTCACCAAGACCCTGGCCTGGGAACTGGCGCCTTACATCCGGGTGAACTCTATTCTGCCGGGCTCGATCCTGACGACAACGAATATCGACTATCTCGGAACAGTGAAAGACCTGCTCATTGAGGCGACTCCGGTGAAGCGCACCGGCACGCCGCAAGATATCGCACTGGCCGCTATCTATCTGGCCTCCTCTGCCTCCGAATGGGTGACAGGCAAGCTCCTAGAAGTGGATGGCGGCATGGAGTTTTCTTACAACATACACCATCAAATGGCAAAAGCGGAAGGCAAATAGCATTAACCATGAGCGTATATCAAGGGCAATAGTTGCGTGAGGGGGCGAGATGATTCTGGATAGATTTTCTCTGAGAGACAAGGTGGCCATTGTCACGGGAGCAGGGACAGGCATAGGCCGTGGAATATCCGTGGGTTTGGCTGAGGCGGGCGCCCACATCGTCTGCGCGGCACGCACAGTAGACCCGCTTGAGGCTACCGCAGAAAAGGTCCGTGCTCTGGGGAGGAGGGCTTTGGTCGTTCCCACAGATGTCGCCAAAAGCCAGGCCATAGACAACCTGGTAAGCAAAACGATGCGCGAATTCGGACGGATAGATATTCTGGTCAATAACGCCGCCATAGGCACTCCTATGAGAAGCCTGGATGTCCCTGAAGGTTACTGGGAAGAGGTCATTCGTACCTGTTTGACCGGAGTCTTCCTCTGCGGCAGAGCAGTAGCCAGGGTGATGAAAGAGCAGGGAGGCGGCAACATCATCAACATCTCTTCGGTGGCTGGTGTCACAGGAGCTTCCAGGCAAGCCGCCTACTCCTCGGCTAAGGCAGGGGTAATTACGCTGACCAAATCGCTCGCCTGGGAATGGGCGGCATACAACATCCGGGTGAACTGCATTGCCCCAGGTGCGGTGCTTCATGAGAGGACAGAGGGCTTCTTCAGCATCGTACCGCAGTGGATGGACTTTCAGGCCATTAAGCGGTGGGGGACACCTGAGGATATAGCTACCGCCTGTGTTTATCTGGCCTCCGATGCATCAGCCTGGGTCACCGGCCAGACCTTTAACATAGATGGCGGCAATCACATACCCGCAGAGGTGGACGACAGGGTCATTGATGCGATAATGGCTGCCTTTGGAGGACCGCAGCCTTCGGGGGGACTGGAATAACCCCCAAATAGAACGGATGGGATTGAGAATACTTAACGAAAGGAGCAAGCAATGGCAACACCGTTCACATTCAGGAGCATAGGGAAGTTTCACTGCGACTGGCACTTTGAGTTGGATGACAAAGGGACCTACTGGGACTGGCTGTGGCTGGACGGCTGGACCGAGCAAGGCTACTGGTACGGACTCACCCTGGCATGGAGAATGGAGATGCTGGAGCACCGGGTGGGCTGGGACAAGAAGGACTGGCCGGTGGTGGATCTGCTGGTCACCAACCCGCAGGGCGAGACGCACCGCGTCATCAAGGCCTTTCCTCGTGAGCAGTTCAAGGTGGAGGAGCCGTGGGGAGTATCCATCGGTGACAACTACCTTAAGGGTACGGCTGATAAGGACGGCAAGCCGACGGGATACCGTATTAAGGTGCTCATGGATGGCGCTGGCATGGATGTCACCTGCAAAGGGACAGCACCTGGTGTGCGCTTTGTCGAGGCTGAGCACGGCTACACCTTTTACAGACCAAAGGAGAACCTCGCCGTGGGGTGGTGGCCGCTGCTGAGTCGAGCCGACATGGAAGGCACGTTCACCTGCTTTGGCAAGACGGCCAATATCAAGGGATTGAGCTACGTCGAACGCCAGCTCGGCAACATCACCTTCCAGGGCATTATGCCCCACTGGTCCTATGGCCACTTCTTCGCTGGCGACTACACCGCCCTCTGGATAGACAATACCTCACCAGGGCCCGGCTACCGCCACTTTTCACCACTGGTGCTGTTCAAGGGCCCGCACCCGATCCTGAGTACGCACAACCTTAACTTACACCAGGAGACGTTCGTGCTCGACGAGGAACACGGTAATATGCCTTATCCGCCCATAGAAACGCTTCACGCTACCGAGGGCAACATTGAGCTCACCACACAGACCGATCCCGGCATAATCGTGGGGTGGGAGTATGTCACCAAAACCTCGGACACCGATGTCTCTGAGGAGAATCCGGTGGGGTATCACCGACAGTACGGCCCGATCAATGTTCAGATTCGCCGCTGGGACCAGGTTGAGCGACTCAAGGGCGTGGTGCTGAGGGAGTTCGGCTGGATGACCGAAT contains:
- a CDS encoding acyl-CoA dehydrogenase, which produces MALPITLTQPGRRSLSLNLHTSLDTTASPADEHGRNSTLEKSSGETEMDFKFTPRQEALRQEFEDFFIEVEKEAPEWWVEPFEARYGSDEGWAYHRSVAKKLAEKNWLSLPWPREYGGWALGHVEQAIFCETYSYHRSPGVDIWGGPILSPAILEYGSEELKKEWLPKIAKAGTDWCQGWSEPNAGSDLASLTTRAVEDGDDYVINGQKIWTTGAHRATHIFLLARTDPEAKKHRGITMFLSEMNRPGIEVRPLYFMNRAHVYNEVLFDNLRVPKKNIVGQVNQGWYATMAGANFERSGVGAIGVAQRDFDDLLQYCKETIHDGQVLSQYPMARYRLADLAIELQAGRQWGYYVAWLQSQNPMTAVEASAAKIFDMELLLRLANTAVDIMGLYGTLKQGSKWAPLYGKFEATCQMNLGYTISGGATEIQKNLIAWMGLGLPRS
- a CDS encoding glucose 1-dehydrogenase; amino-acid sequence: MILDRFSLKDKVAIVTGAGRGIGQGIAVAFGEAGADVVCTSRTVDEIEDTAAQVRKTGRKALAVACDLRDSDQVENMVRQAMQEFGHIDILVNNAGGGLFRTVMGASQRSFESDLRTNLISVFLCIKAVAPIMQKQKSGSIVNISSRESQVPALGMGAYGAAKAGVNSLTKTLAWELAPYIRVNSILPGSILTTTNIDYLGTVKDLLIEATPVKRTGTPQDIALAAIYLASSASEWVTGKLLEVDGGMEFSYNIHHQMAKAEGK
- a CDS encoding 3-oxoacyl-ACP reductase FabG translates to MILDRFSLRDKVAIVTGAGTGIGRGISVGLAEAGAHIVCAARTVDPLEATAEKVRALGRRALVVPTDVAKSQAIDNLVSKTMREFGRIDILVNNAAIGTPMRSLDVPEGYWEEVIRTCLTGVFLCGRAVARVMKEQGGGNIINISSVAGVTGASRQAAYSSAKAGVITLTKSLAWEWAAYNIRVNCIAPGAVLHERTEGFFSIVPQWMDFQAIKRWGTPEDIATACVYLASDASAWVTGQTFNIDGGNHIPAEVDDRVIDAIMAAFGGPQPSGGLE